From Clostridium sp. SY8519:
GATTTTGCGGCACATCTGCAACCATGTGGATGACGACGCTGTCGTGGATCCCTATATTGCGTACGCGGAAGGCAAACTGCTCTCCGAGGTGGAGCTTCCGGATCTGCCGGATACAGACTGGGAGATCGAAAAACACGACGCCCGCTTTATGCGCTGAACAAAAAAAGGAAGGACTGAAACGCCGTCCTTCTCTGACCGACCCCGGATCTCTGGACATCCGGGGTCTTTTTCAGCTGTTTCTGCGGCTGACATACGCAATCGCCCGCAGCAGCACGTCCCGGTCTTCCGGAATCCGGATCCGTTCCGCGGCTTCCTCCAGCGGCACCCAGGCCGCATCCTCTACTTCCAGCGGAATCAAAGGCGTCTCTGTCCTTTCTGCAGTACCCGCAAAAAAAGTCACTTTTCGGGGAACCGGCCCATAGATACTGGGAACCGTTTCCGCAAATTCCGTGTCCACCCGGGCACGTACCCCCGTCTCTTCCAGGATTTCCCGCACAGCCGCGTCTTTTTCTGATTCACCGAAAAATCTGCGCCCTTTCGGAAAGGACCAGCTTTTCCTCCCTTGAATCATCAGCACCCGGGCGCCGTCTTCCGAGAAAACCACTGCACCGTAAGAGTTTTGCTCTTCCCGGTTCCCTGCCTCTTTCTCCAGGGCATGATACCAGTCTCCCAGACGCCGGGGCAGAGCGTTTCTGTTCTCTTCTGTCACCGGCACCAGCTCAGTCTCCCGCATGCGGACGATTTCCTGCAGAAACGGCGCATCCGCCTGCTGCAGAACCCCCAGCACCGGAAGTCCGCAGGTCAGCACACGTTTCACCGATGCCTGAAATTCCGGCACATCCGCCTCATGGGGGCCAAGCTCATCCATCAGCACCAGTCGGCGGCTCCCTCCGGGCAGCCCGCTGTATCGCGCTGTTTCTTCCGTGTGTGCCTCTTTCCTGTCTGCCGGTCTGCTGCCCGCGATTCTGTCCAGGACCCCGCAGCCCAGACGAATAAAGCGTTCCCGTATCTGCTCCGGCCGGTCAGCTTCTGCAGCGCTGCATGCGCCCGGCTTTCCGCACCGAAACAGATAATTGGTCCGGGACGGTTCTTCTTTCGCATCTGCTGAGAGCAGATGGGCGGTACGCACGCCCGGAATCACCCCGGACGCCAGTACCGTGCGAAATCCTTCCGGCCGGAGGCCTTCCTGCTCCAGAAACCGACGGATCGCGGTGGTCTTTCCGATTTTTTTCCTGCCTGTCAGAAACAGCAGCTGTTTCATTCTGCTTCCTCCCGATCGCTCACTCTGTCCCGCAGAAGCTCCCTGGCCTGCTGGAAAACCGCTTCTTCCGGCGCATGCATTCCCTTATTTCCGAGAATCAGATGCCTATCACCGGACGGAAACTTCTGATAAAAATTGAAATTCGGCGTAATCCCCGCCTTGTGGTAAGCCAGATAAAGTCCGCAGCCGGCATCATTGGACGAAAACCGATCCGCGGCAATCAGCACCCCGCCTGCAGCCAGCACACGCGCAAGTCTCCGCGCGTATTTCATATAGGCCCGCTGCCACACCCTGCATCTGTCCGGATAACTGTCCGCCGCTGCCAAACCGTCCGGTTCTCCCCTCATTTCATGGGAAAGCCCGGACACAACCACTGTGTCGCACAGATTCTTTTCTTCGATTCCGCAGATATCCTCACAGACAAACCGGATATTCGGAAGCTCCAGGCTGTGTGCCAGCTTTCTGGCGGCAGCAATGACTGCGGGATCTCTGTCGACTCCCAAAACAAACGCGTGGGGAAATACACGGGCCAGATAACAGCTCAGTACTCCCGTACCGCAGCCGATATCCATAATATCCGTTCCGATCCAGTTCCTGTGGCTGTCAATCCAGGCAGTCATCTGCGCGTAATAGTCCCGGGCATCCTTTGCTTCCGGAATGATTTTACTTACCTGATTCAGATATTCATTTCTGCTGTGCATCTGCTCCTCCTTTGACCGATGTGCGGTTTCGCTCTGTTCTGATGATTCGGTTCAGAGGTCATTGTAGCACGTCCCCGCAGGAGTACTCATGCAGGATATTCCTTCACTGATGCAAACACTGATGCAGCGGCCGGGCGGTGTCTCCCGGCTTCTGTCCCGGCCGAAACAGATTTCCGGCGGATCAGCCCACCAGCTTTTCCGCCAGGA
This genomic window contains:
- a CDS encoding class I SAM-dependent methyltransferase; translation: MHSRNEYLNQVSKIIPEAKDARDYYAQMTAWIDSHRNWIGTDIMDIGCGTGVLSCYLARVFPHAFVLGVDRDPAVIAAARKLAHSLELPNIRFVCEDICGIEEKNLCDTVVVSGLSHEMRGEPDGLAAADSYPDRCRVWQRAYMKYARRLARVLAAGGVLIAADRFSSNDAGCGLYLAYHKAGITPNFNFYQKFPSGDRHLILGNKGMHAPEEAVFQQARELLRDRVSDREEAE
- a CDS encoding nucleoside-triphosphatase, whose amino-acid sequence is MKQLLFLTGRKKIGKTTAIRRFLEQEGLRPEGFRTVLASGVIPGVRTAHLLSADAKEEPSRTNYLFRCGKPGACSAAEADRPEQIRERFIRLGCGVLDRIAGSRPADRKEAHTEETARYSGLPGGSRRLVLMDELGPHEADVPEFQASVKRVLTCGLPVLGVLQQADAPFLQEIVRMRETELVPVTEENRNALPRRLGDWYHALEKEAGNREEQNSYGAVVFSEDGARVLMIQGRKSWSFPKGRRFFGESEKDAAVREILEETGVRARVDTEFAETVPSIYGPVPRKVTFFAGTAERTETPLIPLEVEDAAWVPLEEAAERIRIPEDRDVLLRAIAYVSRRNS